One region of Bdellovibrio bacteriovorus genomic DNA includes:
- a CDS encoding NAD-dependent epimerase/dehydratase family protein yields the protein MKILVLGGTRYFGKRLVHSLIHEGHEIWVLSRGQQEDDFGARVHRLKGDRKNKESLASAVGSLSFDVVVDQVCMTPAEAAASCEIFAEKTSYYIMTSTMSVYALGGDLQEEDYNPYLYQPTAPTNPAEEYGEGKRAAENYFATNAPFKCSFARFPVVVGEDDYTGRLLGHVQKIKKGQPLYFPNLNAKFSFITSEDAARALLWLVHTKHEGPFNFASEDAIPLKELVNDIESITGQKAQLLTEPSPENWSPYGISEDWFLNVEKAKTAGFQSKPAREWLHSLLVSLNRV from the coding sequence ATGAAGATTCTGGTATTAGGTGGAACTCGCTACTTCGGTAAAAGACTGGTGCATTCTTTGATTCACGAAGGTCATGAAATTTGGGTTCTTTCCCGTGGGCAACAGGAAGATGATTTCGGCGCCCGTGTGCATCGCTTAAAAGGGGATCGAAAAAACAAAGAGTCCTTGGCTTCGGCCGTAGGTTCTTTGAGCTTTGATGTTGTCGTCGATCAGGTCTGTATGACTCCCGCAGAAGCCGCTGCGAGCTGCGAAATTTTTGCGGAAAAAACTTCTTACTACATCATGACTTCGACCATGTCAGTGTATGCCTTAGGTGGAGATCTTCAAGAGGAAGACTACAACCCCTATCTTTATCAACCGACCGCTCCTACGAATCCCGCTGAAGAATACGGAGAAGGCAAAAGAGCGGCAGAAAATTATTTTGCCACGAACGCACCATTTAAATGTTCTTTTGCCCGCTTCCCCGTCGTTGTTGGAGAAGACGATTACACCGGGAGATTGTTAGGTCATGTTCAGAAAATAAAAAAGGGGCAACCTTTGTATTTTCCCAACTTAAACGCCAAATTTTCTTTTATCACCTCTGAAGATGCGGCGCGAGCGCTGTTGTGGCTTGTGCATACGAAGCATGAAGGACCTTTTAATTTTGCCTCTGAAGATGCCATTCCTTTGAAAGAGCTTGTGAATGATATTGAGTCCATCACGGGACAGAAAGCTCAGCTTCTGACGGAGCCATCGCCAGAAAACTGGTCACCTTATGGAATTTCTGAAGATTGGTTTTTAAACGTCGAGAAAGCCAAGACGGCGGGCTTTCAGTCAAAACCCGCACGGGAATGGCTGCATTCTTTGTTAGTCAGTTTGAATCGAGTTTAG
- a CDS encoding RecQ family ATP-dependent DNA helicase produces MEIQQASQSDLLKKYFNLPQFRRGQKEIIDAVLAKKDVLAVLPTGGGKSLCYQYPAVHFQKLVIVISPLIALMKDQVMSLQRLGIPAGCLHSGQSDDEKRDVFAELNKGGAFVLYLSPERAQKEGFQKWIQHRQIALFAVDEAHCVSQWGHDFREEYAQLSILKKICPHVPILALTASATPTVLDDISKHLNLKNPERMVHGFYRSNLYYQVELCENEEAKLELLLQSIKSTPQGRIIVYCGTRKVTETTAALLQKKFKQVGFYHAGLTAEVRAQTQEAYANGDLRILVATNAFGMGIDQPDVRLVVHYQIPANIDALYQEMGRGGRDGAESTCMALYSKKDKGLQSYFIHSSEAPEEIKSARWRNLEALVNYSEGGECRHAEILTYYKDSQRIERCGHCDNCDPKSSRRILKPLTPSLVLDQTLEKIKTSLKKSKKPKASDLDFVLDEIQEKRYEVLRQWRKAKAKELDAPAFVVFSDQTLKHLAVKNPRNLEEMKSVYGIGDAKIEKFGWDVLAELTR; encoded by the coding sequence ATGGAAATCCAGCAGGCGTCGCAGTCAGATCTTTTAAAAAAGTACTTCAATCTTCCGCAGTTTCGTCGCGGGCAAAAAGAGATCATCGATGCTGTGCTAGCCAAAAAAGATGTCTTAGCCGTTCTGCCTACGGGGGGCGGTAAATCTTTATGCTATCAATATCCGGCTGTTCACTTTCAAAAACTCGTGATCGTCATTTCGCCTTTGATCGCTTTGATGAAGGACCAAGTCATGTCTTTACAAAGGCTGGGTATTCCGGCGGGATGCTTGCACTCTGGTCAGTCAGACGATGAAAAACGCGATGTTTTTGCAGAGTTGAACAAAGGCGGCGCTTTCGTTTTGTATCTTTCTCCGGAAAGAGCACAGAAGGAAGGGTTTCAGAAATGGATTCAGCATCGTCAAATCGCCCTTTTTGCGGTGGATGAAGCTCACTGTGTGTCTCAGTGGGGGCATGACTTCCGAGAGGAGTATGCACAATTAAGTATTCTTAAAAAAATCTGCCCACATGTGCCGATCCTGGCGTTGACAGCATCAGCGACACCGACCGTTTTAGATGACATCTCAAAGCATTTGAATTTGAAAAATCCAGAACGCATGGTCCATGGATTTTATCGCTCCAATCTTTACTATCAGGTGGAGCTTTGTGAAAACGAAGAGGCGAAGCTGGAATTGTTGCTTCAGAGCATTAAGTCCACGCCTCAGGGGCGCATTATCGTTTACTGCGGGACTCGCAAGGTAACGGAAACGACAGCGGCTCTTTTGCAAAAGAAATTTAAGCAAGTGGGTTTTTACCATGCGGGTTTAACGGCTGAAGTTCGCGCGCAAACCCAAGAAGCTTATGCCAATGGGGATCTTCGTATTCTTGTGGCCACAAACGCTTTCGGCATGGGCATCGACCAACCGGATGTGCGTTTGGTTGTTCACTATCAAATTCCAGCTAATATCGACGCTCTTTACCAGGAGATGGGTCGGGGTGGTCGTGATGGTGCCGAGTCGACATGCATGGCTTTGTATTCGAAAAAGGATAAAGGCCTGCAGTCTTACTTCATTCACAGTTCGGAAGCCCCCGAGGAAATAAAAAGCGCCCGCTGGAGAAACTTAGAAGCTCTAGTAAATTACTCTGAAGGTGGCGAATGCCGTCATGCCGAGATTCTGACTTATTACAAGGATTCTCAGCGTATTGAACGCTGTGGGCACTGTGATAACTGTGATCCGAAATCGTCTCGTCGTATCTTAAAACCACTGACGCCTTCTTTGGTTTTGGATCAAACATTAGAAAAAATCAAAACGTCCTTAAAGAAATCCAAGAAACCTAAAGCTTCCGATTTGGATTTTGTTTTGGATGAGATTCAGGAAAAGCGTTACGAAGTTCTTCGTCAATGGCGCAAAGCCAAAGCCAAAGAGCTCGATGCTCCGGCCTTTGTGGTGTTCAGCGATCAGACTTTGAAGCACCTGGCAGTTAAGAATCCACGAAATTTGGAAGAAATGAAATCCGTTTACGGGATCGGAGACGCAAAAATCGAAAAGTTCGGTTGGGATGTTTTAGCAGAGTTAACCCGCTAA
- a CDS encoding penicillin-binding transpeptidase domain-containing protein, which produces MKSRIVIIFVGILVLWSALILRAGYLQFLPNDRLNSLQNRQFQTKVTLQARRGAIVDSNGRDLAMSAAAYSLYADPKIIENRKVAAKKLAKALNQSYESVYAKIKDGNRRFVWIQRMLDQATADEIKSWDIRGLSFVEEWRRVYPNETLLAQTLGFLGIEGQGLEGLELGYNQLLAGNQKKVSVKRDARGRPLINDGLMFIENPEGSELRLTVDSELQYRLESELANAVSTFEADHAVGVILDAKTSAVLALASAPTFDVNKAMKAPGEHRRNKIVTDAFEPGSTMKTFVIAAALRDGLIQPNTKFYCEKGSFKVGDRIIREAETKEKFEDLTVSEILAVSSNVGTTKIAFKMGSDKLRQGLLDFGFGQRLGVDLPGEARGMVQALPWRQHLLSNISFGHGISATPLQVANAFAAIANGGVLNTPYIVQSIRDAETGELKETEVKPIRRVLTAEQAAQMRAMLVGVTTTGGTGGNARVDGFMVGGKTGTAQKVNPNGRGYLKGAYISSFGGFIPANDPKFVIYVAVDSPRKAYYGATVAAPLFSRMASYAVRKEGIAPLPMAEVSTVDKKVRRIAAEPKPVVKIPPKEVLTATELDKATEVVTGETVPNLKNMTTREVLRRINGQDLKVKFVGQGVVADTIPDAGSLVPETKEITVIMK; this is translated from the coding sequence TTGAAATCACGTATTGTCATCATCTTTGTTGGTATATTGGTTCTGTGGTCGGCGCTTATCCTGCGTGCAGGATATTTGCAATTTCTTCCGAACGACCGATTGAATTCTTTGCAGAACCGTCAATTTCAAACCAAGGTCACGTTGCAGGCCCGCCGCGGAGCCATTGTCGATAGCAATGGACGTGACTTGGCGATGTCAGCCGCAGCGTACTCTCTTTATGCAGATCCCAAAATTATTGAGAATCGCAAAGTCGCTGCGAAAAAATTGGCGAAGGCTTTGAATCAGTCTTATGAATCCGTCTATGCAAAAATCAAAGATGGCAATCGTCGATTTGTTTGGATCCAGCGTATGTTGGATCAGGCGACGGCGGATGAAATCAAATCCTGGGATATTCGCGGCCTTTCTTTCGTTGAAGAGTGGCGCCGTGTGTACCCGAACGAAACATTGTTAGCGCAGACTTTGGGATTTCTGGGAATTGAAGGTCAGGGGCTTGAAGGCTTAGAGCTTGGATACAATCAACTTCTTGCGGGTAATCAAAAGAAAGTATCCGTGAAGAGAGATGCTCGTGGACGTCCCCTAATCAACGATGGTTTGATGTTTATTGAAAATCCAGAGGGCAGTGAGCTTCGTCTGACCGTGGACTCTGAACTTCAATACCGACTTGAAAGTGAACTCGCCAATGCGGTTTCTACGTTTGAAGCCGATCATGCCGTGGGTGTGATCCTGGATGCAAAAACTTCTGCGGTTTTAGCTTTGGCTTCAGCGCCGACGTTTGACGTTAATAAAGCGATGAAGGCTCCGGGCGAGCATCGCCGTAACAAAATCGTGACCGATGCTTTTGAGCCGGGTTCAACGATGAAGACTTTCGTGATTGCGGCCGCTTTGCGTGACGGTTTGATTCAACCAAACACGAAGTTCTATTGTGAAAAAGGAAGCTTCAAAGTAGGTGATCGCATCATTCGTGAAGCGGAAACGAAAGAAAAGTTCGAAGATCTGACAGTGAGCGAGATTCTCGCGGTTTCTTCAAATGTCGGTACTACGAAGATCGCATTTAAGATGGGATCGGACAAACTTCGCCAAGGTCTTTTGGATTTTGGCTTTGGTCAAAGGCTGGGCGTAGATCTTCCGGGTGAAGCTCGCGGCATGGTGCAAGCCCTTCCTTGGAGACAGCACTTATTGAGTAATATCTCTTTCGGTCACGGTATTTCAGCGACACCTTTGCAAGTGGCGAATGCATTTGCAGCCATTGCCAACGGAGGGGTGTTGAACACACCATACATCGTTCAAAGCATTCGTGACGCCGAAACTGGAGAGTTGAAAGAAACGGAAGTGAAACCCATCCGTCGCGTTCTTACTGCCGAGCAAGCCGCTCAAATGCGTGCGATGCTTGTTGGAGTCACTACTACGGGTGGTACGGGTGGCAATGCTCGTGTGGATGGATTCATGGTCGGTGGTAAAACTGGAACGGCTCAAAAAGTAAATCCGAACGGACGGGGTTACCTCAAGGGCGCCTACATTTCTAGCTTTGGCGGATTTATTCCTGCGAATGATCCGAAGTTTGTAATTTACGTGGCGGTGGATTCTCCCCGCAAAGCCTATTACGGTGCGACGGTCGCGGCTCCTTTATTCTCGCGCATGGCTTCGTACGCGGTTCGTAAAGAAGGGATTGCCCCACTTCCAATGGCCGAAGTTTCGACTGTCGATAAAAAAGTTCGTCGTATTGCTGCCGAACCGAAACCAGTTGTGAAAATTCCACCCAAAGAAGTTTTAACGGCGACAGAGTTAGACAAAGCCACGGAAGTGGTTACGGGCGAAACAGTTCCGAACTTAAAGAACATGACGACTCGTGAAGTACTTCGTCGCATCAACGGTCAAGACTTGAAAGTGAAATTTGTCGGTCAAGGTGTTGTCGCAGATACAATTCCGGATGCGGGTTCCCTGGTGCCGGAAACAAAAGAAATCACGGTTATAATGAAATAA
- the rsmH gene encoding 16S rRNA (cytosine(1402)-N(4))-methyltransferase RsmH: protein MKKYKPKSGERVEIKEEVIPPKVELPFEFSPEHYPVLLQEVLAAFYPYREKENPTYFDGTFGRGGHYSAMRYVIPQMKATVMDQDLAAIGFAQTRFQTEVEQGQLKIIHGNFSQFSEHNLNNFDMMLLDLGVSSPQLDQAERGFSFYHDGPLDMRMNQQQGMTAEMLVNTASEDELIRIFREYGEVYRPARVVRAIVNDRKTKAFQSTSQLAGLIERVDGWQIKGHHPATKYFMALRLAVNSELEVVEQALPAMMKALNPGGRLAVISFHSLEDRIVKNIFKEAEDLGRSVYKKVIVPTQEECDKNSRSRSAKLRVFERSAQDELGKL, encoded by the coding sequence ATGAAAAAGTACAAACCGAAATCCGGCGAAAGAGTAGAGATCAAAGAAGAAGTGATCCCGCCCAAAGTCGAGCTGCCATTTGAGTTCTCGCCTGAGCACTATCCAGTTCTACTGCAAGAAGTGTTAGCCGCATTTTATCCTTATCGTGAAAAAGAAAATCCAACTTACTTCGATGGAACTTTCGGGCGTGGAGGACATTACTCAGCGATGCGCTATGTGATTCCCCAGATGAAAGCCACGGTCATGGACCAAGATCTAGCAGCCATCGGCTTCGCGCAAACGCGCTTCCAGACGGAGGTCGAGCAAGGCCAGTTAAAGATAATACATGGAAATTTCTCTCAATTTTCAGAACACAATCTAAATAACTTTGATATGATGCTCTTAGATCTAGGTGTGAGCTCTCCGCAATTAGACCAGGCCGAACGAGGCTTTAGTTTTTATCACGATGGCCCCCTAGATATGCGAATGAATCAGCAACAAGGAATGACAGCAGAGATGCTTGTGAATACGGCTTCAGAGGATGAACTCATTCGAATCTTCAGAGAGTACGGCGAAGTGTATCGTCCGGCTCGTGTCGTACGCGCGATTGTTAACGATCGCAAAACCAAAGCATTCCAATCAACCAGTCAGCTTGCGGGCCTCATTGAACGCGTTGATGGCTGGCAAATCAAAGGTCATCATCCCGCTACAAAATATTTTATGGCTCTGCGCCTGGCAGTGAATTCGGAACTGGAAGTTGTCGAACAAGCTTTGCCCGCGATGATGAAAGCTTTGAATCCCGGTGGCCGTTTGGCCGTCATTTCTTTCCACTCTTTGGAAGATCGTATTGTGAAAAATATCTTTAAAGAGGCGGAAGATCTTGGCAGATCCGTTTATAAAAAAGTGATCGTTCCCACTCAGGAAGAGTGTGACAAAAACTCTCGCTCGCGTTCCGCGAAATTGAGAGTCTTCGAGAGGAGTGCTCAGGATGAGCTCGGAAAACTTTAG